GTTTGGCGTTGGATGTTGATATACGGGGTATGACTCAAAAATTGCCACACGATAAGGCCGTGCTTCATCCTCTTGCGTGGGGGGTTCTCATACCGCTTGCGCTGTGTTTGGTGACGCCGCTGTTGGTGCATTCTTCATTTATTTTCCCCTTTATCTCGACGAAGACTTTTTGGTTCCGCAGCTGGGTGGAAGTGGCCGCCGCATGCTACGCGATCCTCGCATTTAAAGTACCCGGTTACCGTCCGCGCTTTACGCCGGTCATGAAAGCGATTGCCGGATATTTTACAGTTGCGGTGATCGCGAGTTTGTTTGGAGAAAATCTCTATCGCAGTTTTTGGGGGAACATCGAACGCGGCGAAGGGCTCCTGACACTGATGCATGTATTTGTGTACGGATTCTTATGTGCGCAGACTTTAAGGACCAAGAAGCTCTGGGAATATTTTTTTGCGGGCAGCCTAATCGTTGCTATCCTTGTGTCGCTCTATGGCATCGGCCAGCGTATGGGCGTGAGTTGGGTATTGCATTCAGGCGACACCAGGCTATCGGCGACTATCGGCAATGCATCGTTCCTTGCCGGGTACCTCCTTATGCATACCTTCATAGCGCTTTGGTTCGCGCTGACCCCCCGTCATATCGTGTGGCAGATCACCGCGGGGATCGCGTATGTGTTTTTGTGGTACGTGACATATAATACCGGCACGCGCGGCGCACTGATTGCAGGAATTATCGTCACCTCTCTTATGGGCTGCGTACTTGCATTCCGCGCGCGAACACGTAAAAGAGCAATACGATTAGCGACTATTGCTGCCGTGATGGTTGTTATCGGCATCACTGCAAGTATTTTTGTAAAGCGCGATGCGCCCTGGGTGCAGCAGAGCCCGACTCTGAGACGCATAGCTTCCATATCCTTTTCAGATATAACCACGCAGTCCCGGTTGCTCACCTGGGAATCTTCGCTGAAAGGCCTGCGCGACCGTCCGCTCTTGGGATACGGCTATGAGAATTATAATATCGCGTTCAACCGTTATTTCAATCCGCTTATTTATCGGGATGCCGGTTCACAGGTGTGGTTTGATAGGGCGCATAATGTCATTTTTGATATTGCGCTTACTTCTGGCATAGTCGGTCTCCTTGCTTACTTTTTAATGTTTGGCATGGCGCTTCGCGCGGCGTGGCAATGCGCGCGGCGTGAAGAACTCGAATCCTCCGTGACAGGCGTGTTATTTGCAAGCCTCCTTATCGCGCACCTTCTCCAGAATCTTTTTGTGTTTGACATTCTCGCTACCTATATCCCTCTCATGTTGGTATTCGGATTTTTAGATGCAGTGAGCAGCAGGATCCCGTACTCAACGCAAGGCGCGATCGTACCCTCTGGCATGCCGAAATCGGGAGCAGCTCCCGCAGTGGCAACGATTATCGTGTTAATATTTACATGGTACCATTTTAACTATTTGCCTGCGTCAGTGAATCGCGAGGGGCTGGATGCGATGCGTATGAGGATGGAAGGAAGGGGCGCAGAAGCGACTGATAAGTTTAAGAAAGTGATCGGGAGAGACACGTATCAGGCAGGCGAGATTCGGTTAAAGCTTGCCGAACACGCGCTCGATATAAGGGCAGGCACGGGTTCAGTGACTGATGAAATTGCGGCAAATACCTTTAACGATGCGATTGATGAAGTTTTGAAAAATATTGAAGTTTCTCCCAAGGATGCACAGCTTTATTTATACCTCATGAATTTATATTATGCGGGGGGCAAGTATCAGTCAGATCGATTAGGCTTAATAGAGCGCGTAGGCAAGGAAGCGCTTGCGCTTACTCCCACAAGGCCGCAAACGTATTACCTCCTCGGTCAAGGCGCAGCGGGGAGGGGAGAGTATGAAAAAGCGGCGGATTATTTTAAAACTGCAGTTGATTTAAACCCTGCAGTGGTTGAATCGCACTGGAACCTGTCGGTGGCATACCGCCTTGCTAACCGGAAAGACGACGAGCGGAAGGAATATGAGATCCTCGAAGGCATGGGAATGGGCTATGCGCAGAGAGAAAACCTTGCCGACATTGATCTTATGCGCCTTACGCAAGGCTATGCATCCCTTAGCGAATATGCGCGCCTTGCAGGCGTATATGAAGTGTTGGCGAGCCGTTATCCCACCAATGCGGAATATATCGCGAAACTGGCTGCCGCATACAAATCAGCAGGGGATTACCCGCGCGCGCGCGCCATTGCGGCCAAAATGCTTGAGCTTAAACCCGACATGAAAGCTGACGTAGAATCATTTCTCGCGGAAATTGAACAGGCGGAAAAGGGCAGCCAATAGCTTTATGGCGATTTTTATGGTTCATAAAATAAAATTAAAAATAATAGCCTGCTTTTTTGTTTTTACCATTTGCATCGGCATTGATGGGTCAGGCACATCGCAATCAAGTTTAATGCATGACGAGCAGGAGGGGGTCATCCGCATGGCAGCAATTGCGGAAATCACTTCATCCGTCACGCGGACGCAAGCGACGGGTACCGTGGTCCCCAATGATCCTGATTTTTTTAAACAGGAATATTTGCAACGAATCAATGCGCCTGAAGCATGGGCGAGGAGCACGGGCGCAGAGAGCATTATTGCCGCGGTCATTGATTCCGGCATTGACATCGCTCATCCGGATTTGAAGGACAATATTTGGGTTAATTACCGGGAAATACCGGGTAATCACGTTGATGACGACGTCAACGGTTATGTGGACGATGTGAACGGTTGGGATTTTATCACCAACACATCAGATCCTAGCCCGAAGTTTACCGAGCCGTATTCAAAAT
This genomic interval from Patescibacteria group bacterium contains the following:
- a CDS encoding O-antigen ligase family protein, which encodes MTQKLPHDKAVLHPLAWGVLIPLALCLVTPLLVHSSFIFPFISTKTFWFRSWVEVAAACYAILAFKVPGYRPRFTPVMKAIAGYFTVAVIASLFGENLYRSFWGNIERGEGLLTLMHVFVYGFLCAQTLRTKKLWEYFFAGSLIVAILVSLYGIGQRMGVSWVLHSGDTRLSATIGNASFLAGYLLMHTFIALWFALTPRHIVWQITAGIAYVFLWYVTYNTGTRGALIAGIIVTSLMGCVLAFRARTRKRAIRLATIAAVMVVIGITASIFVKRDAPWVQQSPTLRRIASISFSDITTQSRLLTWESSLKGLRDRPLLGYGYENYNIAFNRYFNPLIYRDAGSQVWFDRAHNVIFDIALTSGIVGLLAYFLMFGMALRAAWQCARREELESSVTGVLFASLLIAHLLQNLFVFDILATYIPLMLVFGFLDAVSSRIPYSTQGAIVPSGMPKSGAAPAVATIIVLIFTWYHFNYLPASVNREGLDAMRMRMEGRGAEATDKFKKVIGRDTYQAGEIRLKLAEHALDIRAGTGSVTDEIAANTFNDAIDEVLKNIEVSPKDAQLYLYLMNLYYAGGKYQSDRLGLIERVGKEALALTPTRPQTYYLLGQGAAGRGEYEKAADYFKTAVDLNPAVVESHWNLSVAYRLANRKDDERKEYEILEGMGMGYAQRENLADIDLMRLTQGYASLSEYARLAGVYEVLASRYPTNAEYIAKLAAAYKSAGDYPRARAIAAKMLELKPDMKADVESFLAEIEQAEKGSQ